Proteins encoded by one window of Chanos chanos chromosome 7, fChaCha1.1, whole genome shotgun sequence:
- the LOC115816418 gene encoding GTPase IMAP family member 7-like: MCLNTDMQWSKKEELNIVLLGKTGDGKSSSGNTILNKEAFTATLSSSSTTQKCESKSGTIHKRPAAVVDTPGFFDTDLPDDELRSRIVEFLIQCAPGVHAFLIVLKVGTYTDQEKEVVKKITETFGEDAFRYSVVLFTHGDQLNHGQTIEDFVKMNGALQELVDKCGGRCHVIDNKYWHQQQDDYRNNSVQTKKLLDTIDEMLRENGGNYYTNELLQKIEEDIQAEEKKIRKDVSGKVSQEKIREEAKKSVFKKYVIIFAGVATGVLLGAVLGAVAVEATGLAECGLAVWGIPVAKAAVGAAAVIGAAVGGAVGCDVTEQTESVSEGIKAVVKENYGIAKDMLQESVGLASVCTKLKGCNT; the protein is encoded by the exons ATGTGCCTGAATACAGACATGCAAT GGTCTAAGAAAGAAGAACTAAATATTGTGCTGCTTGGGAAAACAGGGGATGGAAAGAGCAGCAGTGGAAACACCATTCTGAACAAAGAAGCATTCACTGCCACGTTATCATCCAGCTCTACGACCCAAAAATGTGAATCAAAATCAGGGACCATACACAAGAGGCCTGCAGCAGTGGTTGACACACCTGGATTTTTTGACACTGATCTTCCAGATGATGAGCTGAGAAGTAGAATTGTAGAATTTCTGATTCAGTGTGCTCCAGGAGTCCATGCCTTTCTCATTGTACTTAAAGTTGGAACATACACAGATCAAGAGAAGGAGGtggtgaaaaaaataacagaaacttTTGGGGAAGATGCATTCAGATATTCAGTGGTTCTTTTCACTCATGGTGATCAACTCAATCATGGTCAAACCATTGAGGACTTTGTCAAGATGAATGGAGCTTTACAGGAGCTTGTGGATAAGTGTGGGGGACGCTGTCATGTGATTGACAATAAGTATTGGCATCAGCAGCAAGATGACTACAGAAACAACAGTGTTCAGACAAAGAAACTACTGGACACTATTGATGAAATGTTAAGAGAGAATGGTGGTAACTACTACACAAATGAATTGCTGCAGAAGATCGAGGAAGACATAcaagcagaggaaaagaaaataagaaaagatgTTTCAGGGAAAGTGTCCCAAGAGAAAATTAGAGAGGAGGCCAAAAAGAGTGTATTCAAGAAATACGTGATAATATTTGCAGGAGTAGCTACTGGAGTACTGCTCGGTGCTGTTCTTGGAGCTGTAGCAGTAGAAGCAACAGGCTTAGCAGAGTGTGGACTTGCAGTATGGGGAATTCCAGTTGCAAAAGCGGCTGTTGGGGCAGCTGCTGTCATTGGAGCAGCAGTGGGGGGAGCGGTGGGGTGTGACgtaacagaacaaacagaaagtgTGAGTGAAGGCATAAAGGCTGTAGTAAAAGAAAACTATGGAATTGCAAAAGATATGCTTCAGGAGTCTGTTGGACTGGCATCTGTATGCACAAAGCTGAAAGGATGCAACACTTAA